The following are encoded together in the Montipora foliosa isolate CH-2021 chromosome 12, ASM3666993v2, whole genome shotgun sequence genome:
- the LOC137980007 gene encoding uncharacterized protein, producing MVYREGVYIHVSGGTVGLHAIKMLGWGTSSEGIDYWICANSWGTTWGMNGYFYIRRGTNECGIESGIVAGRVPG from the exons ATGGTATATCGTGAAGGTGTCTACATCCATGTTAGTGGAGGAACAGTGGGCCTGCATGCCATCAAAATGCTGGG CTGGGGAACGTCCTCGGAAGGCATTGATTACTGG ATCTGTGCCAATTCTTGGGGAACTACCTGGGGTATGAATG GATATTTCTACATTCGCCGAGGAACAAATGAATGTGGCATTGAAAGTGGCATTGTTGCTGGACGTGTTCCTGgctaa